The following are encoded in a window of Nocardia sp. BMG111209 genomic DNA:
- a CDS encoding LuxR family transcriptional regulator, with translation MRTIEGICGRERERAAVDDTLAALREGRGSALLWWGDPGTGKTAMLRYAAESAPDCRILACSGVAAESPLTFAALHQLLWPVADRIADLPGPQAAALRVALGLGAGVAGEFHVATAVVTLLSRLAATAPVLLSIDDLQWLDEATARTLRFVLRRTTAVPIGLLAACDGDPAGTQWNSLPARWLGPLAEPDARALLRQRHGTLSAFRSGRVLAVSGGNPLALCELPVTAPEYEGTASRPAPVGSRVRQVFAQRLAALSGPLRTLLVVVAAEDLGDLAIVSRVATESGVGELIWSQAGAAGLVRIGDGRIVVGNPLLCALAYEVAAAEQRGWVHRALAEALVAAGEPDLALWHRAAATAGPDDELARALANSARRRAERSGRLTGAMVLRRAAEMCTDADRAGRWLAWAARAAWEAGDVESARALLDRAGGALPADRMAASTAGLAGLLEMATGSPARAGEMLARDAALVREPMAGDLRRVAERAEWAAGRSEPEPDIAPLLDRLDEVTAASPPGVAARLLPPAALVLAWGLAGRALGPYTEVAARLRDSGDIAGLAYLLPQLVAVQIATDQWAEAGVTLREATRLAEAGDWENTQAACHNLAAKLASFRGDSAAVEFHVEQALALARPRRMRVLIAGAYWHRGVHELSIGNPEAAYELLRTLSLPEHESAHPTIARLAAADIVESAWRSGNFEAATTHSELLRAWALRSRAPWAVASTYRVLALQSEGFVAERYFRRALEVRGMPRNTFHRARTGLLYGEWLRRARRRADAAEQLRLAYEGFQRIEAGLWMKRAARELELTDAPSGGRRGSDTLLTGQELRIAELAVAGLTNRAIAGELAISPRTVGHHLSQVFAKLGVRDRKSLMFVDLGSGLSTARSESTG, from the coding sequence GTGCGCACGATCGAGGGGATCTGTGGCCGGGAACGGGAGCGGGCCGCGGTGGACGACACCCTCGCCGCACTCCGGGAGGGCCGCGGTTCGGCACTGCTGTGGTGGGGCGATCCGGGTACGGGTAAGACCGCGATGCTGCGGTACGCGGCCGAAAGTGCCCCGGATTGCCGGATTCTGGCGTGTTCCGGGGTGGCGGCCGAATCGCCGCTGACCTTCGCGGCCTTACATCAACTGCTGTGGCCGGTCGCCGACCGGATCGCGGATCTGCCCGGTCCGCAGGCCGCGGCGCTGCGGGTCGCCCTGGGCCTCGGCGCGGGTGTGGCCGGTGAATTCCATGTCGCCACCGCGGTGGTCACGCTGTTGTCACGGCTGGCGGCGACCGCTCCGGTGCTGCTGTCGATCGACGATCTGCAATGGCTCGACGAGGCCACGGCTCGGACCCTGCGGTTCGTGCTCCGCCGCACCACCGCGGTGCCGATCGGGCTGCTGGCCGCCTGCGACGGCGATCCGGCCGGGACACAATGGAATTCGCTGCCCGCGCGATGGCTCGGCCCGCTCGCGGAACCCGACGCTCGGGCACTGCTGCGGCAGCGGCACGGCACATTGAGTGCCTTCCGCAGCGGCCGGGTCCTCGCCGTCAGCGGCGGCAATCCGCTGGCCCTGTGCGAATTACCGGTCACCGCACCGGAATACGAGGGTACGGCGAGCCGGCCGGCGCCGGTGGGGTCGCGGGTGCGGCAGGTGTTCGCGCAGCGGCTGGCCGCCCTGTCCGGTCCGCTGCGCACGCTGCTCGTCGTGGTCGCCGCGGAGGATCTCGGCGATCTCGCGATCGTGAGCCGGGTGGCGACGGAATCCGGTGTGGGCGAATTGATCTGGTCACAGGCCGGCGCGGCCGGACTGGTCCGGATCGGGGACGGCCGGATCGTGGTCGGGAATCCGCTGCTCTGCGCCCTGGCCTACGAGGTCGCCGCGGCAGAGCAGCGGGGGTGGGTGCACCGCGCGCTGGCGGAGGCGCTGGTGGCGGCCGGCGAGCCGGATCTGGCGCTGTGGCACCGGGCGGCGGCCACCGCCGGACCGGACGACGAACTCGCTCGCGCCCTGGCGAATTCGGCCCGGCGGCGCGCCGAGCGATCCGGCCGGCTGACCGGCGCGATGGTGCTGCGCCGCGCCGCCGAGATGTGCACCGACGCGGACCGCGCCGGCCGCTGGCTGGCCTGGGCGGCGCGCGCGGCCTGGGAGGCCGGCGATGTGGAATCCGCTCGCGCCCTGCTGGATCGGGCCGGTGGCGCGCTGCCGGCCGATCGGATGGCCGCGAGCACCGCGGGTCTGGCGGGACTGCTGGAGATGGCCACCGGATCGCCCGCCCGCGCCGGCGAGATGCTCGCCCGCGACGCCGCACTGGTGCGCGAACCGATGGCCGGGGATCTGCGGCGGGTGGCCGAGCGCGCCGAATGGGCGGCGGGCCGGTCCGAGCCCGAGCCCGATATCGCACCGCTGCTCGACCGGCTCGACGAGGTCACCGCTGCCTCGCCACCCGGGGTCGCGGCCCGGCTGCTGCCGCCGGCGGCGTTGGTGCTGGCCTGGGGCCTGGCCGGGCGAGCGCTCGGACCGTATACGGAAGTCGCGGCGCGACTGCGGGATTCGGGCGATATCGCGGGCCTGGCCTATCTCCTGCCGCAGCTGGTGGCCGTGCAGATCGCCACCGATCAGTGGGCGGAGGCCGGGGTCACCCTGCGCGAGGCGACCCGGCTGGCCGAGGCCGGCGATTGGGAGAACACGCAGGCCGCCTGCCACAATCTGGCCGCGAAACTGGCGTCGTTCCGCGGTGATTCGGCGGCGGTCGAATTCCATGTCGAACAGGCGCTGGCGCTCGCCCGGCCGCGGCGGATGCGGGTGCTGATCGCCGGTGCGTACTGGCATCGGGGCGTGCACGAGTTGAGTATCGGCAATCCGGAGGCGGCCTACGAATTGCTGCGCACGCTGAGCCTGCCGGAACACGAGTCCGCGCATCCGACGATCGCTCGGCTGGCCGCCGCCGATATCGTCGAATCGGCCTGGCGTTCCGGGAATTTCGAGGCGGCGACGACCCACAGCGAATTGTTGCGGGCCTGGGCGTTGCGTTCCCGGGCGCCGTGGGCCGTCGCATCGACATATCGGGTATTGGCCTTGCAATCCGAGGGTTTCGTAGCGGAGCGTTATTTCCGGCGTGCGCTGGAGGTACGCGGGATGCCTCGGAACACGTTCCATCGAGCACGCACCGGACTGCTGTACGGTGAATGGCTGCGCCGCGCGCGCCGCCGTGCCGATGCGGCCGAACAGTTGCGTCTGGCGTACGAGGGTTTCCAGCGCATCGAGGCCGGCCTGTGGATGAAACGCGCGGCCCGGGAATTGGAGCTGACCGACGCGCCGTCGGGTGGCCGCCGGGGCAGCGACACCCTGTTGACCGGCCAGGAGTTGCGGATCGCGGAGCTGGCGGTGGCCGGGCTGACCAACCGGGCGATCGCCGGTGAGCTGGCCATCAGCCCCCGCACGGTCGGTCACCATCTCTCCCAGGTGTTCGCGAAATTGGGTGTGCGCGACCGGAAAAGTCTGATGTTTGTCGACCTCGGCTCGGGGTTATCCACAGCGCGGAGCGAATCCACAGGTTAG
- a CDS encoding heterodisulfide reductase-related iron-sulfur binding cluster: MNALTVTLGTIGVVFSLVAWASFFGGVGKMVRAIMIGQSAPDRWRPFLPRLKTMIVEFLAHTRMNKFRTVGWAHWLVMIGFLAGFILYFEAYGQTFDPTFHWPGFGNWHIYHLMDEVLGIATVIGILVLITIRQLNHPRVPARLSRFTGSRFVPAYIIESIVLIEGLGMVLVKAGKIATYHESTAWTDFFTMQVAKLLPDSVALVAVFAFVKMVSGSTFLLLVGRNINWGVAWHRFAAFFNIYFKREQDGGVALGAAKPMMSQGKPIDMETADPDTDTFGAGRIEDFSWKGWLDFTTCTECGRCQSQCPAWNTGKPLSPKLMIMSLRDHGQAKAPYLLAGGRRDAAGDEVGLVDADGKPDEHKLAGIPAAARAEAERPLIGDAEAGGIFDPEALWSCTTCGACVEQCPVDIEHVDHIIDMRRYQVLIESEFPSELAGLFKNLENKGNPWGQNAKDRLNWISELDFEIPVFGQDADSFDGYEYLFWVGCAGAYEDRAKKTTKAVAELLATAGTKFMVLGAEETCTGDSARRAGNEFLFQQLAMQNIELLNSVFEGVADNRKKIVVTCAHCFNALSNEYPQVGGVYEVVHHTQLLNRLVRQKKLVPVASVSQQVTYHDPCYLGRHNKIYNAPRELIEGAGATLTEMPRHGERSMCCGAGGARMWMEEQLGKRVNLDRTDEALSTLDGGNTPSLIATGCPFCRVMLTDGVTARKDSGEVGQETEVVDVSQLMLNSISRVEPETLSANLKVVQEPKAEPEPAAPTPVATATTPEAAPAADKGATPAADKGAAPAAGKGLAMKGGKAPGGGLGMKGAAKAPGGATAAAPATEAEAAPEAEAPAAPAAKSGGLGMKGGAKAPGGGLGMKGAAKAPGAKAPGAKAPAGSAAAASAPAEAPAAESAPAEAPAAEAAAAPAAKPGGLAMKRAAKAPGAKAPGAKPTAAAPAAESAAAEAPAAETATETPAAPATPTAKPGGLAMKRAAKAPGAKAPGTKPAAGAPTAAATPAEASTGDAAAEASADATASAAAESTTPAAESAADAPAAPSASATETKPTVPAKGLAMKSGFKRPGPKAPGAAKTAASDAESTATESAAPASEPAAPAASSATPAAESAAVTESAAAEKSAPATESAAPAEKSAPATASATPAEKPAAESAEATPAPAGDSESKAAVATGEAAAPAEEEAATATSEPTDTAEPAEAESTSESGSTATTSNGNGSTALPTAKPGGLGFKSGAKAPGRKN, from the coding sequence ATGAATGCCCTGACAGTGACGCTGGGCACGATTGGGGTGGTGTTCAGCCTGGTGGCTTGGGCATCATTCTTCGGCGGCGTCGGCAAGATGGTCCGCGCCATCATGATCGGCCAATCCGCGCCCGATCGCTGGCGGCCGTTCCTGCCCCGCCTGAAAACGATGATCGTCGAGTTCCTGGCCCATACCCGGATGAACAAATTCCGGACCGTCGGCTGGGCGCACTGGCTGGTGATGATCGGCTTCCTCGCCGGATTCATCCTGTACTTCGAGGCGTACGGCCAGACCTTCGATCCGACGTTCCATTGGCCCGGATTCGGCAACTGGCACATCTATCACCTGATGGACGAGGTGCTCGGCATCGCGACCGTGATCGGCATCCTGGTGCTGATCACCATCCGCCAGCTCAACCACCCGCGCGTCCCCGCCCGGCTGTCCCGATTCACCGGTTCCCGGTTCGTCCCGGCGTACATCATCGAGAGCATCGTGCTCATCGAGGGTCTGGGCATGGTGCTGGTGAAGGCCGGCAAGATCGCGACCTATCACGAGTCCACCGCCTGGACCGACTTCTTCACCATGCAGGTGGCCAAGCTGCTGCCGGACAGCGTCGCCCTGGTCGCCGTGTTCGCATTCGTGAAGATGGTGTCCGGCAGCACCTTCCTGCTGCTGGTCGGCCGCAACATCAACTGGGGTGTGGCCTGGCACCGGTTCGCCGCGTTCTTCAACATCTACTTCAAGCGCGAGCAGGACGGCGGGGTCGCGCTGGGCGCGGCCAAGCCGATGATGTCGCAGGGCAAGCCGATCGATATGGAGACCGCCGATCCGGACACCGACACGTTCGGCGCGGGCCGCATCGAGGACTTCTCCTGGAAGGGCTGGCTGGACTTCACCACCTGCACCGAATGCGGTCGCTGCCAGTCGCAGTGCCCGGCCTGGAACACCGGTAAGCCGCTGTCGCCCAAGCTGATGATCATGTCGCTGCGCGACCACGGCCAGGCCAAGGCGCCGTATCTGCTGGCCGGTGGCCGCCGCGACGCCGCGGGCGACGAGGTCGGCCTGGTCGACGCCGACGGCAAGCCGGACGAGCACAAGCTGGCCGGCATCCCCGCCGCCGCCCGCGCCGAGGCCGAACGGCCGCTGATCGGCGACGCCGAGGCCGGCGGCATCTTCGATCCCGAGGCGCTGTGGAGCTGCACCACCTGCGGTGCGTGCGTCGAGCAGTGCCCGGTCGACATCGAGCACGTCGACCACATCATCGATATGCGCCGCTACCAGGTGCTGATCGAATCGGAGTTCCCCTCCGAGCTGGCCGGCCTGTTCAAGAACCTGGAGAACAAGGGCAACCCCTGGGGTCAGAACGCCAAGGACCGGCTCAACTGGATCTCCGAGCTCGACTTCGAGATCCCGGTCTTCGGCCAGGACGCCGACAGCTTCGACGGCTACGAGTACCTGTTCTGGGTGGGCTGCGCCGGCGCCTACGAGGACCGCGCGAAGAAGACCACCAAGGCGGTCGCCGAACTGCTCGCCACCGCCGGGACGAAATTCATGGTGCTCGGCGCGGAGGAGACCTGCACCGGCGACTCCGCGCGCCGCGCCGGTAACGAATTCCTGTTCCAGCAGCTGGCCATGCAGAACATCGAACTGCTGAATTCGGTGTTCGAGGGCGTCGCCGACAACCGGAAGAAGATCGTGGTCACCTGCGCGCACTGCTTCAACGCGCTCAGCAATGAATACCCGCAGGTCGGCGGCGTGTACGAGGTCGTCCACCACACCCAGCTGCTGAACCGCCTCGTGCGGCAGAAGAAGCTGGTCCCGGTCGCCTCGGTCTCGCAGCAGGTCACCTATCACGACCCCTGCTACCTGGGCCGGCACAACAAGATCTACAACGCGCCGCGCGAGCTGATCGAGGGCGCGGGCGCGACCCTCACCGAGATGCCCCGGCACGGCGAGCGGTCCATGTGCTGCGGCGCCGGTGGCGCCCGCATGTGGATGGAGGAACAACTCGGCAAGCGGGTCAACCTGGACCGCACCGACGAGGCCCTGTCCACCCTGGACGGCGGCAACACTCCGTCCCTCATCGCGACCGGCTGCCCGTTCTGCCGCGTGATGCTCACCGACGGCGTGACCGCGCGCAAGGATTCCGGTGAGGTCGGCCAGGAGACCGAGGTCGTCGACGTCTCTCAGCTGATGCTGAACTCGATCTCCCGAGTCGAACCGGAAACCCTGTCGGCCAACCTGAAGGTCGTCCAGGAGCCGAAGGCCGAACCCGAACCGGCCGCTCCGACTCCCGTCGCGACCGCCACCACGCCCGAGGCCGCTCCGGCCGCGGACAAGGGCGCCACCCCGGCCGCGGACAAGGGTGCCGCTCCGGCGGCGGGCAAGGGCCTGGCCATGAAGGGCGGTAAGGCACCCGGCGGCGGACTCGGCATGAAGGGCGCGGCGAAGGCGCCGGGCGGTGCCACCGCCGCGGCTCCGGCGACCGAAGCCGAGGCGGCCCCGGAGGCCGAGGCACCCGCGGCCCCGGCCGCGAAGTCCGGTGGACTGGGCATGAAGGGCGGTGCGAAGGCACCCGGCGGCGGGCTCGGTATGAAGGGCGCCGCCAAGGCACCGGGCGCAAAGGCACCCGGCGCGAAGGCTCCGGCGGGGTCGGCTGCGGCAGCGTCGGCTCCGGCCGAGGCACCCGCGGCGGAATCAGCACCGGCCGAGGCACCAGCGGCCGAGGCAGCCGCAGCACCGGCCGCCAAACCGGGCGGACTCGCCATGAAGCGCGCGGCGAAAGCACCCGGCGCGAAAGCACCGGGCGCCAAGCCGACCGCCGCGGCACCGGCCGCAGAGAGCGCAGCTGCCGAAGCTCCGGCAGCCGAAACCGCTACCGAAACGCCTGCGGCACCGGCCACTCCCACGGCCAAACCGGGCGGGCTCGCAATGAAGCGTGCAGCCAAGGCACCGGGCGCGAAGGCACCCGGTACCAAGCCCGCTGCGGGCGCTCCCACCGCTGCGGCCACTCCCGCCGAGGCTTCCACCGGGGACGCCGCTGCTGAAGCATCGGCCGACGCGACCGCCTCCGCTGCCGCCGAGTCCACCACCCCGGCGGCAGAGTCCGCGGCAGACGCCCCGGCAGCCCCTTCGGCTTCCGCGACGGAAACGAAGCCGACGGTTCCCGCCAAGGGGCTGGCCATGAAGTCCGGGTTCAAGCGCCCCGGACCCAAGGCCCCCGGTGCCGCAAAAACCGCAGCTTCGGACGCCGAATCGACTGCCACGGAATCGGCAGCTCCGGCATCCGAACCTGCGGCTCCCGCAGCATCGTCCGCGACTCCGGCAGCGGAATCGGCGGCGGTCACGGAATCGGCGGCGGCCGAGAAATCGGCTCCAGCCACGGAATCCGCAGCTCCGGCCGAGAAATCGGCCCCGGCTACGGCATCCGCAACTCCCGCCGAGAAACCGGCAGCGGAATCAGCTGAGGCGACACCGGCACCGGCCGGTGATTCCGAGTCGAAGGCAGCCGTCGCGACGGGCGAGGCTGCCGCACCGGCAGAGGAGGAAGCGGCCACCGCCACGTCCGAGCCCACGGATACCGCCGAACCGGCCGAGGCCGAGAGCACGTCGGAGTCCGGTTCCACGGCGACCACGTCGAACGGCAACGGATCGACCGCACTGCCGACCGCCAAGCCGGGCGGACTCGGTTTCAAGTCGGGCGCGAAGGCACCGGGCCGCAAGAACTGA